In the genome of Magnolia sinica isolate HGM2019 chromosome 2, MsV1, whole genome shotgun sequence, one region contains:
- the LOC131227562 gene encoding LEAF RUST 10 DISEASE-RESISTANCE LOCUS RECEPTOR-LIKE PROTEIN KINASE-like 2.3 — MLGARGTFGFIAPEVYCRNIGGVSNKSDVYSYGMMVLEMVGGRKNIDPLVENTSEVYFPHWIYKRLTTYRHLDLHGYLGLNGIETKVEEETARKMILVGLWCIQTNPTDRPSMSRVVEMLEGSLDGLPMPPQPFLSSS; from the coding sequence ATGTTGGGTGCCAGAGGAACCTTTGGGTTTATTGCCCCTGAAGTATATTGTAGAAACATTGGAGGTGTCTCCAACAAGTCAGATGTTTATAGCTATGGTATGATGGTACTAGAAATGGTAGGAGGAAGAAAGAACATCGATCCACTAGTAGAGAACACCAGCGAGGTATATTTTCCTCACTGGATATACAAACGTCTCACTACATACAGGCATCTTGATCTACATGGATATCTAGGTTTAAATGGAATTGAGACGAAAGTTGAAGAAGAAACAGCAAGGAAGATGATCTTAGTTGGTTTGTGGTGCATCCAAACCAACCCGACGGATCGGCCTTCAATGAGTAGGGTGGTAGAGATGCTGGAAGGAAGCCTTGATGGCTTGCCAATGCCACCCCAgccatttctatcttcttcttaG
- the LOC131227569 gene encoding LEAF RUST 10 DISEASE-RESISTANCE LOCUS RECEPTOR-LIKE PROTEIN KINASE-like 2.1, whose translation MGSIRILPRSSSILFSSSFILLIFLVPSFLSDDDERFSRCAPFTCGNIPIHYPFWVDVQSEYCGYPGYNLSCHDNTTEMEMMWKQYLVKDINYDGQILKIVDKDFMDEECPQPSNTTINSTLFGYSSGDLNLTLYYNCPSSIPTSNFPLYSLPCLTKNNNYAFFTFQPFPPHNDLLRNCHISNISLIETARPRLEVNPDIFGEVLKEGFEVEWTTKSEWCVGCMETNGRCGFNATTLQYICLCRDQPRIDNCNGLPVPIIQPGRNEGMDKKKIIAIGISTGAGCLLLAGFLFFLIPANSSGWSRRNWKKKTNNAGDGRDVEEFLEIYGSLALRRYTYSDLKKITNSFKDSLGQGGYGGVFKGMLQDGRLVAVKVLNESKGNGEDFINEVSSIGRTYHVNIVSLLGFCSEGSKRALIYEFMPNGSLEKFIYTEKPRQSHPLGSGLLPQDLRFWASKAVPDAKQ comes from the exons ATGGGTTCTATCAGAATTCTCCCAAGATCATCTTCCATTCTCTTCTCATCCTccttcatcctcctcatcttccttgTCCCTTCTTTTTTATCCGACGATGACGAACGTTTCTCTCGATGTGCTCCATTCACATGTGGAAACATCCCAATCCATTACCCTTTTTGGGTCGATGTCCAGTCAGAGTATTGTGGCTATCCAGGGTACAACCTCAGCTGTCATGATAACACCACCGAGATGGAGATGATGTGGAAGCAATACCTTGTTAAAGATATCAATTACGATGGCCAGATATTAAAGATCGTTGATAAGGATTTCATGGACGAAGAATGTCCTCAGCCATCTAATACAACCATCAATTCAACTCTCTTTGGTTACAGTTCTGGAGATCTCAACCTCACCTTGTACTACAATTGCCCATCTTCAATTCCCACTTCTAATTTTCCCTTGTACTCTCTTCCTTGCCTTACAAAAAACAACAATTATGCTTTCTTTACATTCCAACCCTTCCCTCCTCACAACGACCTCCTTCGTAACTGCCATATCAGCAATATTTCTCTTATCGAAACGGCTAGGCCTCGACTCGAGGTCAATCCTGACATATTCGGGGAAGTCCTGAAAGAAGGTTTTGAAGTGGAGTGGACAACAAAAAGTGAGTGGTGTGTAGGTTGTATGGAAACGAATGGGCGGTGCGGATTCAATGCAACCACTCTACAATACATCTGTTTGTGCCGTGATCAACCGCGCATTGACAACTGCAACGGCCTGCCAGTTCCAATCATCCAGCCGG GTAGAAATGAAGGCATGGATAAGAAGAAGATCATTGCCATAG GTATATCTACAGGAGCAGGTTGTTTGCTTCTAGCaggctttcttttctttctcattccAGCCAACTCTTCTGGTTGGTCAAGAAGAAATTGGAAGAAGAAAACCAACAATGCAGGTGATGGTCGTGATGTTGAAGAGTTCTTAGAAATCTATGGATCCTTGGCTCTGAGAAGATACACTTATTCAGATCTCAAGAAGATTACCAACTCTTTCAAAGATAGTTTAGGCCAAGGAGGGTATGGTGGTGTGTTCAAAGGGATGCTACAGGATGGCCGTCTTGTGGCCGTGAAGGTCTTGAATGAATCCAAGGGTAACGGAGAAGATTTCATTAACGAGGTCTCCAGCATTGGTAGGACTTACCATGTGAATATCGTCTCTCTCCTAGGTTTCTGTTCAGAGGGGTCTAAAAGAGCACTTATCTATGAGTTCATGCCGAATGGATCTCTAGAAAAATTCATCTACACTGAGAAACCAAGACAATCACATCCCCTGGG ATCAGGACTTTTGCCCCAAGATCTCAGATTTTGGGCTAGCAAAGCTGTGCCCGACGCAAAACAGTAG